In the Desulfatirhabdium butyrativorans DSM 18734 genome, one interval contains:
- a CDS encoding D-alanine--D-alanine ligase family protein: protein MQSICEILKIPYTGSKAAAAALINNKFYCKSICSYHHIRTPEYLHLSMQAFFGTPRREIIREIERKMRLPVVAKAVSQGGSFGIELIQTWDDYDLIAKTFEFDNEIIIERFIRGKPVTTAILEIQRRPTPLATLTCFNVDQPKDGLFLFNRPFLAKPEEYPKNMLAEIEHTALKAFHLLGAKNYARVDFMVEDETGLPYFLEINAVPGLKPESFFPQAARISGISLSELIRIITENEISIA from the coding sequence ATGCAGTCCATCTGCGAGATACTCAAAATTCCCTATACGGGTTCGAAAGCTGCGGCAGCAGCCCTGATCAATAACAAATTTTATTGCAAATCAATATGTTCCTATCATCATATCCGGACACCCGAATATCTCCATTTGTCCATGCAGGCGTTTTTCGGAACCCCGCGCCGGGAAATCATCCGGGAAATCGAGAGAAAAATGCGTCTCCCGGTTGTCGCGAAAGCCGTATCCCAGGGCGGCAGTTTTGGAATCGAACTGATTCAAACCTGGGATGACTATGACTTGATCGCAAAGACCTTTGAATTTGATAACGAGATCATTATCGAACGTTTCATCCGGGGGAAACCTGTCACCACAGCTATCCTGGAAATTCAACGTCGGCCGACACCGTTGGCAACCCTGACATGTTTTAACGTGGACCAGCCGAAAGATGGCTTATTTTTATTCAATCGACCATTCCTGGCCAAACCGGAAGAATATCCCAAGAATATGCTTGCGGAAATCGAACATACTGCGTTAAAGGCCTTCCATCTCCTCGGGGCAAAAAACTACGCAAGGGTTGATTTCATGGTCGAGGATGAAACCGGTTTGCCCTATTTCCTGGAAATCAATGCTGTTCCAGGTTTGAAGCCGGAAAGTTTCTTCCCGCAGGCCGCCAGAATATCCGGTATTTCCCTGAGCGAGCTGATCAGGATCATTACCGAAAACGAAATATCGATTGCCTGA
- a CDS encoding SpoIIE family protein phosphatase — protein MTGHGNFDYDGDYDNDNDYTRRCGERPFHDENQQPDIKQGVMKNFMRNLRIGTKILAVILIVSLFSLFFVSAVSYIEMLNLTRYSTDANTRLGINSSEKSREALKAQAEEYIVKIAREQALKCDATLAKVQSEVSSVADYLTSLYRNRGNFKGRKLPMVQETVMGQASSKYMLAPKVTRTPELEKELLLISNAEYVCAPVFTSNPILNNIYLGTTTGISYRYSRSNAYNPEYDPRERGWYKSAMLNPNLPVWVDTYLDTYGSICVTTSRTFADQTGRPRGVVASDITLKSMQDDILSMKIGKTGYAFLLDNTGKIIAHPQYGEGLDTKPLENATGDYRLAIQNIVENREGLTTAHIDGKLSYIAYSKFPTTGWSLAIVMEVAEIIRPAEETRMQIEEYTSEAQTYITKTLSSVLIRLVVILAVSAMVILVLSYLISKTITTPVKQLVERVTSIGKGDLDVWIDDHGKDEIAELARAFNKMTGDLKTYIANLSRITAEKERISAELDVARKIQESMLPCIFPPFPERDDFEIFATMIPAKEVGGDFYDFFLVDEDHLAVVIADVSGKGVSAALFMVISKTLIQNNAQSGKRPGDVFETVNNQLCKNNGADMFVTAFMGILQISTGEFVYANAGHNPPLLKKNNGEFQWLPTEPGFVLASMEDFRFTEKRTRLGEGDVLFLYTDGVTEAANTDNDLYSDSRLIQELNANKDRNVIDLLKSVRASIAGFAGEAEQSDDITMLALSIGKKPNIASMPST, from the coding sequence GTGACGGGCCACGGGAATTTCGATTACGATGGCGATTACGACAACGACAACGATTATACCCGGCGTTGCGGGGAGAGGCCTTTTCACGATGAAAACCAGCAACCGGATATCAAGCAGGGCGTTATGAAAAACTTCATGAGAAATTTGCGAATCGGAACGAAAATATTGGCTGTCATTCTGATTGTCTCGTTGTTTTCCCTGTTTTTCGTATCGGCGGTTTCCTATATCGAAATGCTGAATCTGACCAGATATTCCACAGATGCCAATACAAGGCTTGGCATCAATTCATCGGAAAAATCCAGAGAAGCACTCAAGGCCCAGGCAGAGGAATATATTGTCAAAATTGCCAGGGAACAGGCTTTGAAATGTGACGCGACGCTGGCCAAAGTACAGAGCGAGGTGTCTTCCGTTGCCGATTATCTGACATCGCTTTACCGGAACAGGGGAAATTTCAAAGGCCGTAAACTGCCGATGGTGCAGGAAACCGTAATGGGGCAGGCCAGTTCGAAATATATGCTTGCGCCCAAAGTCACCCGAACACCTGAGTTGGAGAAGGAACTTCTCCTGATCAGCAATGCGGAATATGTGTGCGCTCCGGTTTTCACAAGCAATCCGATATTGAACAATATCTACTTGGGAACAACAACAGGAATTTCCTACCGGTATTCCAGGTCGAACGCCTACAATCCCGAGTACGATCCAAGGGAGCGCGGCTGGTATAAAAGCGCCATGCTGAACCCGAATCTGCCTGTATGGGTGGATACCTATCTGGACACCTATGGTTCAATCTGTGTGACCACTTCCAGGACATTTGCAGATCAAACCGGCCGACCCCGGGGCGTGGTCGCTTCGGATATCACCCTCAAAAGCATGCAGGATGATATTCTATCCATGAAAATCGGCAAAACGGGATATGCGTTTTTGCTGGATAACACCGGGAAAATCATTGCACATCCCCAATATGGAGAAGGACTGGACACCAAGCCCCTGGAAAATGCAACCGGAGATTACAGGCTGGCAATCCAGAACATTGTCGAGAACCGGGAGGGTCTGACAACCGCGCATATTGACGGCAAGCTGTCTTATATCGCCTATTCTAAATTTCCGACAACCGGATGGTCCCTTGCCATCGTTATGGAAGTTGCCGAAATTATCCGGCCTGCCGAAGAAACCAGAATGCAGATCGAGGAATATACATCGGAAGCCCAAACCTATATCACGAAGACACTGAGCAGCGTCCTGATCCGGCTCGTCGTCATACTGGCCGTTTCCGCGATGGTGATCCTCGTATTATCCTATCTGATTTCAAAAACCATCACCACACCCGTCAAACAGCTTGTCGAAAGGGTTACCAGCATCGGCAAAGGGGATTTGGATGTATGGATAGATGACCATGGAAAGGATGAAATCGCCGAACTGGCCAGAGCCTTCAATAAAATGACAGGCGATCTGAAAACCTATATCGCCAACCTCTCCAGGATAACGGCCGAAAAGGAAAGAATCAGCGCCGAACTCGACGTGGCCAGAAAGATCCAGGAAAGCATGCTGCCATGTATTTTCCCACCTTTTCCGGAAAGGGATGATTTTGAGATTTTTGCAACCATGATTCCGGCCAAGGAAGTGGGAGGCGATTTCTATGATTTCTTTTTGGTGGACGAGGATCATCTGGCAGTCGTCATAGCCGATGTTTCGGGCAAAGGAGTTTCGGCTGCTCTATTCATGGTGATTTCCAAAACCCTTATCCAGAACAACGCACAATCAGGCAAACGGCCCGGAGATGTTTTCGAAACGGTAAACAACCAGCTCTGCAAAAACAACGGGGCGGATATGTTTGTCACCGCCTTTATGGGGATCCTGCAAATCAGCACAGGAGAATTTGTGTACGCAAATGCTGGACACAATCCGCCTTTACTGAAAAAAAATAATGGGGAATTTCAATGGCTGCCAACGGAACCGGGTTTTGTTCTGGCAAGCATGGAAGATTTCCGGTTCACTGAAAAGCGAACACGGCTCGGTGAAGGAGACGTGCTGTTTCTCTATACGGATGGCGTAACCGAAGCGGCGAATACAGACAATGACCTGTACTCGGACAGTCGTTTGATTCAGGAGCTGAATGCCAACAAGGATCGAAATGTCATCGATCTGTTGAAATCGGTCAGGGCCAGTATTGCCGGCTTCGCGGGAGAGGCGGAGCAGTCCGATGACATCACGATGCTGGCCCTGAGCATTGGTAAAAAGCCAAATATTGCTTCAATGCCATCGACTTGA